The Acetonema longum DSM 6540 DNA segment ATCAGATAAATTACGTATCTTGACTGTTGTTTATCCAGCACAATCCCACCCCCGGCTTAGTATCTGACGAAAGAGACGGGTTTATACACTGCAACATTGGGCCAGCGCGTTAATAAAAACAGCCAGCGGTGCTGCAAACACAGCTGGCTGTTTCGCCAGGGTCAGAGACAAAGGAGCCTCAGACAGCTTATTTGGCTGCCTGCCGCAAGCGATGCAACAAATCCTTATCCAGGGGCATCTCCATCAGGATGGTATACGTGCCGTCGGGAAGCCGTTGTTCTTTGAGGATTCGTTGATTTTTTACCAGGATTGTCTGTCTATCAGAGACCCAAACCCTTTTATCCAGTTTTGCCAGCTTTTGCGCCAGATTGCGATTGGCATCCACGATGGCTGCCCGGCGGGCCAGCACATTGGCTTGCGCCTCGCTGGCGGCCTCAACCGGCGGTTTTCCCAGTCCGGTGGCGCGTATGACGCCGGCAGCCAGATCCAGTTCGCTTCCAGACTCAGCGGAAACCAATTCAGCAGGGGCCGATCCGCAGCCGGCCATCAGTATCAAAAAAAACACGCCGGCGACAATAAACCATACATGACCTTTGTTCATGATACCTTCCGGCAATGCGGATTTTGCGTCATTTCTGGATGACCACGGACTGGATGACCACATCCTGCTTCGGTTTGTCCATGGGGCCGGTAGGTGTCTTGCCGATGGCCTGAACTACCTCCATACCGGAAACCACCCGTCCGAATACGGCATGTTTGCCATCCAGCCAGGAAGTAGGAACCAGGGTGATAAAGAACTGTGAACCACCGGTATTGGGTCCGGCATTGGCCATGGACAGCACTCCCGGCCCATCATGGCGAAGCTGGGGGTGGAACTCGTCCAGGATGCTGTAGCCCGGTCCACCCGTGCCGTTGCCTTTGGGGTCCCCGCCCTGAATCATAAAACTGTCAATCACCCGGTGAAAAATTTGGCCGTCATAGAATTTTTTTTCCGCCAGCGCGATAAAATTATTGGCTGTAGCGGGAACCTTGTCCACAAACAGCTCAACTATAAAAGTCCCCATAGAGGTTGTGAATACGGCTGTTGGGTTTTCCGCCGCAGCCGGGACGGCCGCCGACGGAGCGGGTTTGTTCTCGGGTTGCGGCGCTGCCTGATTGCCGGCGCAAGCAATGGTAAATACTAAGAGGGTAAGCAGCAAAAATAGCGCCATAAGCCTAAAGCGTTTTTTAACAAAGTACATCATAAAACCTGCCTTTCTGTAGGATATTCGACCCCAATCGCCATAGTGCAGTGGTCTGGCCGGCTTTTATGGCAGGAACTGCATCGTTGGGTTGCGAATATCTCTAAATACCTATTATATTTATTCATTATACCACAAAGGTTTATCCTCCTGTCTGCCTGACTGACGCCGATTATTTTTGCGAAGGGTGGTCTGTTCTTTTGTCACTGACCGGTATACTGCCTCCGCTCCGGGCCGTCTTGGTGCTGCAGTTTCTCTCGGCCCTGGCCGACAATATGCTACTGTTTATCGTACAGGCTGTTTTGGTGCGGGATCAATACCCTGCCTACTACCTGTCCCTGGTGCAAAGCATGTATCTCTTATCCTATATCGTCGCTTCTCCCTGGGTAGGCCTGCTGGCCGACAGCATTCCCAAAAAGCGGGTCCTGCTGCTGGGCAACTGTATTAAAACGGTTACACTGCTCTTTTTACTGCTGAAAATCAACCCAGCTGCCAGCTATCTCTTTTTCGGCCTGGGTTCGGTGATATTCAGCCCCGGCAAATACGGCATCCTCCCCTTTCTCACAACCGATGACCAGGAGTTAGTCCGGGCCAACTCCTGGCTGGAAGGCACGACGATGATTGCCATCCTGCTGGGCTCTCTCCTGGGCGGTTGGCTGTCTGACCATTCCATCCTG contains these protein-coding regions:
- a CDS encoding peptidylprolyl isomerase produces the protein MYFVKKRFRLMALFLLLTLLVFTIACAGNQAAPQPENKPAPSAAVPAAAENPTAVFTTSMGTFIVELFVDKVPATANNFIALAEKKFYDGQIFHRVIDSFMIQGGDPKGNGTGGPGYSILDEFHPQLRHDGPGVLSMANAGPNTGGSQFFITLVPTSWLDGKHAVFGRVVSGMEVVQAIGKTPTGPMDKPKQDVVIQSVVIQK